Proteins encoded within one genomic window of Solibaculum mannosilyticum:
- a CDS encoding CapA family protein — translation MSSTPPPAQRRRRKKRRARHLLRLFLIALFITILVGGAIWGISSLLGGSPEDSSSSSAPSSANSEVSSIPSSSTPVSSEEEESSTPSSPYPLHETKTKDTVTMQFMGDILLHKQPVASAKQEDGTYDFSPYFSLISPYLTADLKIANMEGAVDPSQEPSSYPCFNYPSEIIRDAMGAGINFFTTSNNHSFDKGWKGLVATRESMIEAGVDFCGTYETQEQYDTPCIVNYGGINIGIVPYSYGHNGMIVTIPEENQPFAMRLFNHDSMEDVPRILQDIKDCREAGADFVILSLHWGAEYQDEPTAMQRKIAEALIEDEEGADIVLGNHSHCVQPVELHTVQTSSGPKDRLIVYSMGNFIADQSSVHKSRTRTSQMIEVTIKRQGDEVVLTDAAYMPLMTYIREDIKTSDRYRIIPVGKYATAETRPSIFATDADWQFCKDAWERIPSVTGDSIPCLAG, via the coding sequence ATGAGCAGTACACCACCTCCGGCTCAACGTCGCCGGCGGAAAAAAAGAAGGGCGCGTCATCTGCTGCGTCTTTTTCTCATCGCCCTTTTTATCACGATCCTGGTAGGCGGCGCGATCTGGGGGATCTCCTCCCTACTGGGCGGCAGTCCAGAGGATTCTTCTTCCTCATCCGCTCCGTCCTCTGCAAACAGCGAAGTCTCCAGTATCCCCTCCTCTTCCACCCCCGTTTCTTCTGAGGAGGAGGAATCCAGTACCCCATCCTCCCCATACCCTCTGCACGAAACCAAGACAAAGGATACCGTTACCATGCAGTTTATGGGGGACATCCTGCTGCACAAACAGCCGGTGGCATCGGCCAAGCAAGAGGACGGTACTTACGACTTCAGCCCCTATTTCTCTCTCATTTCCCCCTACTTAACGGCCGATTTAAAGATCGCCAATATGGAGGGCGCCGTGGATCCCTCCCAGGAACCCTCCAGCTATCCCTGCTTCAACTATCCCTCTGAGATCATCCGGGATGCCATGGGGGCCGGTATCAACTTCTTCACCACCTCCAACAACCACAGCTTTGACAAAGGCTGGAAGGGTCTAGTCGCCACTCGTGAAAGCATGATCGAAGCCGGTGTGGATTTCTGTGGAACTTATGAAACCCAGGAACAATACGATACTCCCTGTATCGTCAATTACGGCGGCATCAACATCGGTATCGTCCCGTATTCCTACGGCCACAACGGTATGATTGTCACCATCCCGGAGGAAAATCAGCCTTTCGCCATGCGGCTTTTTAATCACGACAGTATGGAGGATGTCCCTAGAATTCTCCAGGACATCAAGGATTGCCGGGAAGCCGGCGCTGATTTTGTCATTCTCAGCCTTCACTGGGGCGCGGAATACCAGGATGAGCCCACAGCCATGCAGCGCAAAATCGCTGAAGCCCTCATCGAGGATGAGGAAGGCGCCGACATCGTACTGGGCAACCATTCCCACTGCGTCCAGCCGGTGGAATTACACACCGTCCAGACCTCCAGCGGTCCAAAAGATCGCTTGATTGTCTATTCCATGGGCAATTTTATCGCCGACCAATCCAGTGTCCACAAATCCCGCACCCGCACCAGTCAGATGATCGAAGTGACCATCAAGCGGCAGGGCGATGAGGTGGTGCTGACCGATGCGGCCTATATGCCTCTGATGACCTACATCCGGGAGGATATCAAAACCTCCGACCGTTATCGGATCATCCCGGTGGGCAAATACGCCACAGCTGAAACCAGACCCTCCATTTTTGCCACCGACGCCGATTGGCAATTCTGTAAGGACGCCTGGGAACGCATTCCATCGGTAACAGGGGATTCTATCCCTTGTCTGGCCGGCTGA
- a CDS encoding trypsin-like peptidase domain-containing protein: MSDDLYDILKEFEEKEKQEAARAQQRKEELLKEENHLHPQKEAEQHLEKEMQSPVPPAQDSVSEPNPPVQPMMSPESSSAKPEQTPPSPPTPPSQDNVQPAQSDAPSSGGNGMPFQGGNGPVQGQSAGQPPYGGQQPGRAGYPHGPQGQQPIPPQGQMPPYPPHGGQSYPPQPQRPYGQNPNPYYRQYPQYPYNQNQNRPPYGGQQPGQTGYPHAPQGQPPYPPQNGQPYPPQGQMPYPPQNGQPATPPPEPQRHQPASQPPMPLPKDKEGENSTPNPDGTPPQKKRSMPFRILAIVVGVVFLGSVIGFSILGGYNLAHSGEGNNNAADNGTGNSASSSAPLESPSMDIEDIPGSDDRPQEEGALSPKQVYNQVSPSVVAITSYGADFMSGDSYGSGIIMNEEGYIITNAHVLSNANNVMRVKLLSGEEYEATFIAADSKTDLGIIKIDAPDLQPATFGNSDQLSVGDTVYAIGNPGGPQLESSFSSGMVSGINRKVMIEGNSEMSYIQTDAAINPGNSGGALINAFGQVVGINTAKMSTTSSGTAYEGLGFAIPISQAQPFIDQLIQYGKILNRVKLGASFQVVDETTAALYNLPQGLYVYQIEDDSNLLQAGVQPGDVITHADGQAVTDVDQLKDIIRQKQVGDTVRLTVSRQRRGSTQSQQFEVDVQLIEDVDTSFSQSGSSNQTSPLQ, encoded by the coding sequence ATGAGTGATGACCTTTATGATATTCTCAAAGAATTTGAGGAAAAGGAAAAACAAGAAGCAGCTCGTGCCCAACAGCGAAAGGAAGAGCTGCTGAAGGAGGAAAACCATCTGCATCCTCAAAAAGAGGCAGAACAGCATTTGGAAAAAGAAATGCAGAGTCCAGTCCCTCCGGCACAGGATTCGGTTTCAGAACCAAACCCTCCTGTCCAGCCAATGATGTCTCCGGAATCGTCTTCGGCCAAGCCGGAACAGACACCTCCGTCCCCTCCCACCCCTCCTTCTCAGGACAACGTTCAGCCTGCACAGTCTGATGCACCGTCCTCCGGTGGAAACGGGATGCCGTTCCAAGGAGGGAATGGCCCGGTGCAAGGACAGTCAGCAGGACAGCCGCCTTACGGTGGCCAACAGCCTGGACGAGCAGGCTATCCCCATGGGCCTCAAGGGCAGCAGCCCATCCCGCCCCAGGGGCAAATGCCGCCCTATCCGCCCCACGGTGGACAGTCTTATCCACCTCAGCCGCAGCGTCCATATGGCCAAAATCCCAATCCTTATTATAGACAGTATCCCCAGTACCCTTATAACCAAAATCAAAATCGCCCGCCTTACGGTGGTCAACAACCTGGACAAACCGGTTATCCCCATGCGCCTCAGGGACAGCCTCCGTACCCTCCCCAGAATGGACAGCCCTATCCGCCTCAGGGACAGATGCCGTATCCGCCCCAAAACGGGCAGCCGGCGACTCCGCCTCCAGAACCCCAGCGGCATCAACCGGCATCCCAGCCGCCTATGCCCCTGCCAAAGGATAAAGAAGGGGAAAACAGTACGCCCAATCCGGATGGTACGCCTCCGCAGAAGAAACGGAGTATGCCTTTTCGCATCTTAGCCATTGTAGTGGGTGTGGTATTTTTGGGCAGTGTAATCGGATTTTCCATCCTGGGAGGTTACAATTTGGCCCACAGCGGCGAAGGGAATAACAATGCAGCTGACAACGGAACGGGAAATTCAGCCAGTTCTTCCGCCCCCCTTGAATCTCCTTCTATGGATATTGAGGATATCCCTGGTTCTGACGACCGTCCTCAGGAGGAAGGGGCCTTGTCGCCAAAACAGGTCTATAACCAGGTATCCCCTTCCGTGGTGGCCATCACCTCTTACGGCGCGGACTTTATGTCGGGGGACAGCTATGGTTCCGGCATCATCATGAACGAGGAAGGTTATATCATCACCAATGCCCATGTACTCAGCAATGCCAACAATGTCATGCGGGTCAAGCTGCTGTCGGGCGAGGAGTATGAGGCTACTTTTATTGCCGCCGATTCCAAAACCGATCTGGGTATCATCAAGATCGATGCCCCGGATCTCCAACCCGCCACCTTTGGGAATTCCGACCAGCTTTCGGTGGGAGATACCGTCTATGCCATTGGCAATCCCGGCGGTCCCCAACTGGAGAGTTCGTTCTCCAGCGGCATGGTATCGGGCATCAATCGCAAGGTCATGATCGAAGGCAATTCCGAAATGTCTTATATCCAAACCGATGCCGCCATCAATCCCGGCAATTCCGGAGGCGCTCTCATCAACGCCTTTGGCCAAGTGGTAGGGATCAATACCGCCAAAATGTCCACAACCTCATCTGGCACGGCTTATGAGGGCTTAGGCTTTGCCATCCCTATCTCTCAGGCCCAGCCTTTTATCGATCAGCTCATCCAATACGGCAAGATTTTAAATCGCGTAAAATTAGGCGCTTCGTTCCAGGTTGTGGATGAGACCACCGCCGCCCTATATAATTTGCCGCAGGGACTGTATGTCTATCAAATCGAGGACGATAGTAATTTGCTGCAGGCCGGCGTACAGCCGGGAGATGTCATCACCCATGCAGACGGACAGGCTGTAACCGATGTGGATCAGCTCAAGGACATTATCCGCCAGAAGCAGGTGGGGGACACTGTCCGTTTGACGGTATCCCGCCAACGGAGGGGCTCTACCCAATCCCAGCAGTTTGAGGTGGACGTCCAGCTCATCGAGGATGTGGATACTTCCTTTTCCCAGAGCGGCAGTTCGAATCAGACCAGTCCTTTACAGTGA
- the rplM gene encoding 50S ribosomal protein L13, whose translation MSTFMPKAGQVTRKWYVLDAAGKPMGRIAAKAAVLLRGKHKPTFAPHVDCGDHVIIINCAKAVLTGKKLDQKMYYRHTGWIGGLKEVKYSTLMAERPEFAMQKAVNGMIPDTTIGRAARARLRVYAGADHKHAAQKPETLEF comes from the coding sequence ATGTCAACCTTTATGCCCAAAGCGGGTCAGGTTACCCGCAAATGGTATGTGCTTGACGCTGCTGGTAAGCCCATGGGCCGTATTGCTGCCAAGGCTGCCGTTCTGCTGCGCGGTAAGCATAAACCCACCTTCGCTCCCCATGTGGACTGCGGAGATCACGTCATTATCATCAACTGCGCCAAAGCAGTGCTGACCGGCAAGAAGCTGGATCAGAAAATGTACTATCGCCACACCGGTTGGATCGGCGGCCTCAAAGAGGTCAAGTACTCCACCCTGATGGCAGAGCGCCCGGAATTCGCCATGCAGAAGGCTGTCAACGGCATGATTCCGGACACCACCATCGGCCGTGCTGCCCGCGCTAGACTGCGCGTTTACGCTGGCGCCGACCATAAGCATGCGGCTCAGAAACCTGAGACGCTGGAATTTTAA
- the spoIIP gene encoding stage II sporulation protein P, which produces MPRHPKKWKKVLTGAAILTAAACIIGSGASNFGALTDRAAMLSVGLAFPEGGLSLLNRDHEALVQEGTHAAAAPPNETSQPPTVSAASSQAASSEASSTPETSETVSQAPEPTEVPEDQRGPIQEQKIGTSGDNFENVWVKNSTGRTISIQEELEKTPDINMQDDGPKVLIMHTHTTEGYELFDRGYYDKSYSIRTTDATQSVVRVGDEIQKALEAQGIGVIHDTTVHDYPAYNGSYGRSADTVKAQLEKNPSIQVVLDIHRDGITREDGTRVKPTVEIDGKKAAQVMIIAGCESESVSHPDWELNLRLAMRLQQNLATNFPDLARPLKFMNANYNQNLTHGSILIEMGSEANTLDEAMYSGQMVGQALGEVLNQLKE; this is translated from the coding sequence ATGCCAAGACACCCGAAGAAGTGGAAAAAAGTATTGACCGGAGCAGCTATCTTAACAGCGGCGGCTTGTATCATAGGATCCGGAGCGTCCAACTTTGGAGCACTGACCGATCGGGCAGCTATGCTGTCGGTAGGGCTTGCCTTCCCGGAAGGCGGGCTTTCCCTGCTGAATAGAGATCATGAGGCGCTGGTTCAGGAGGGCACGCATGCCGCCGCCGCCCCACCCAATGAAACCAGCCAGCCGCCGACTGTATCGGCAGCTTCCTCCCAGGCAGCCTCTTCGGAGGCCTCGTCCACGCCGGAGACATCCGAGACCGTCTCCCAGGCGCCGGAACCTACGGAAGTCCCCGAGGATCAGCGGGGGCCCATCCAGGAACAAAAGATTGGTACCTCAGGGGACAATTTTGAAAACGTATGGGTAAAAAACAGCACGGGACGCACCATCAGTATCCAAGAGGAGCTGGAAAAAACGCCGGATATCAATATGCAGGACGACGGTCCAAAAGTACTCATCATGCATACCCACACCACCGAAGGGTATGAATTGTTCGACAGGGGATATTACGACAAAAGCTATTCCATCCGCACCACCGATGCGACACAAAGTGTTGTCCGAGTGGGGGATGAGATTCAAAAGGCGCTGGAAGCCCAGGGCATCGGCGTTATCCATGACACCACCGTCCACGATTATCCGGCCTACAACGGCTCTTACGGACGCAGTGCCGATACCGTAAAGGCCCAGCTGGAAAAAAATCCATCCATTCAGGTGGTGTTGGACATCCACCGGGACGGCATCACCAGAGAGGATGGGACGCGGGTAAAGCCCACCGTGGAGATCGACGGCAAAAAAGCCGCTCAGGTGATGATCATCGCCGGCTGTGAAAGTGAAAGCGTCAGCCATCCCGATTGGGAACTGAACCTTCGCCTGGCCATGCGTCTGCAACAGAATCTGGCTACCAACTTCCCGGATCTGGCCCGTCCCCTGAAATTTATGAATGCAAACTACAATCAGAACCTGACCCATGGGTCTATCCTCATCGAGATGGGCTCCGAGGCCAACACCTTGGACGAAGCCATGTATTCCGGACAGATGGTAGGGCAGGCGTTGGGAGAGGTGCTCAATCAATTAAAAGAATAA
- a CDS encoding tRNA 2-thiocytidine biosynthesis TtcA family protein, with the protein MHYMQRLAGQMRSAIEKYNMIESGDSIMVGVSGGKDSVALLTGLSSLRSYYPKPFSLKAVTMDPCFEGEETDYSPISQLCERLEVPYYVERVPLGQLLFGEEKQQNPCSLCARIRRGVLHNASLAAGCNKIALGHHFDDAVETFFLNLLNGGRIGCFSPVTFLDRKKIALIRPLVFVEERDVSAAVRQESLPIVKSRCPVDGCTARQDIKLLIRSLEKDYKHLRTKVLGAMQRSGLDGW; encoded by the coding sequence ATGCACTATATGCAGCGTCTCGCTGGGCAGATGCGCAGCGCGATTGAAAAATACAATATGATTGAATCGGGAGATTCCATTATGGTGGGGGTGTCCGGCGGTAAGGATTCGGTGGCTCTTTTAACGGGGCTCAGTTCCCTGCGGTCCTACTATCCCAAGCCCTTCTCCCTAAAGGCTGTCACCATGGACCCTTGTTTTGAAGGGGAGGAAACCGATTACTCCCCCATCTCCCAGCTGTGCGAGAGGCTGGAAGTTCCCTATTATGTGGAACGCGTCCCATTGGGCCAGCTGCTTTTTGGTGAGGAAAAACAGCAAAATCCATGTTCTCTGTGCGCCCGTATCCGTCGGGGCGTACTGCACAACGCATCCTTAGCGGCCGGCTGCAACAAGATTGCCTTGGGTCATCACTTCGACGACGCAGTGGAGACCTTCTTTTTAAACCTGCTCAACGGCGGCCGTATTGGTTGCTTTTCCCCCGTCACCTTTCTGGATCGGAAAAAGATCGCCTTGATCCGCCCCCTCGTCTTTGTGGAAGAGCGGGATGTCTCGGCGGCGGTGCGGCAGGAAAGCCTTCCCATCGTCAAAAGCCGGTGTCCGGTGGATGGATGTACCGCACGGCAGGATATCAAACTGCTGATCCGCTCTTTGGAGAAGGATTATAAGCATCTGCGCACCAAGGTGCTGGGAGCCATGCAGCGTTCCGGTCTGGATGGATGGTAA